TGCGGGGGCGATCAGAGGTGTGGGTGTCGGTCATACGGGCAGGGTAGCGCGGGGTCATCCGGCCACGTCCGCCAGGCTCGCCAGGGGTCGCCGCGTGCAGGGCAGGGGGCACGCTCCCAGGAAGCTGTCCCCGGTCGCCGCTTGGGCGGTGGTGGCCCGCAGAACGATGTGTTTCTCGTGCAGCAGTTCTCCCTGGTCCGGTTCCGCCTCACGCCCGCTGGACAGGAGCTGCCCCCGGTCATCGGCGCCCCGGAAACCGGACGGCTCAACCCGGGGCTGCTGCTGGGGTGGCCCCCGGGGGAGCTTCTGTCATACCCCGGGGCGGACGTGTGAACGGTCTGACCACCCTGATGATGTTAGGTCTGGGCAAAAGCACGACGTAGCAGCGGGAAGGCCTTCCTGGTCTTCCCCGCAACCGGGCCGTCAATGAACTGGAAGCCCTTTTCCAGCGGGGGAAGTGCATCCCTGAACGCCTCCGCCAGAAGATCAGCGCTCGACCTTCACGTGTCCCCTGGGTTCCGTGTCTTCGGAGAAGGGCACCCGCTTGGGCAGGCTGAACCAGAAGGTGGCGCCCTGACCGGGTTTGCCCTCCGCCCACACGCGCCCGCCGTGCCGCAGCACGATGCGCCGCACCTGCGCCAGCCCCACGCCCGTGCCCTCGAAGTCCCGCTCGCTGTGCAGGCGCTGGAACAGGCCGAACAGCCGCCCCTTCTGGCGCATGTTGAAGCCCACGCCATTGTCCTCCACGGAGACGATGTACTCCCGCTCGGTTTCCTGCGCGCAGACGTGAATGTGGGCGGGATCGCGGCCGCGCGTGAACTTCAGCGCGTTGGCAAGCAGGTTCAGGAACACCAGTTGCAGGGTGCCGCTGTCCCCGGTCACCGTGGGCAGGGGCTCGGCGGCGAACTTCACCTCCCGGCCCACCAGGTCCCCTTGCAGGTCCTTGAGCACCTCTTTCAGCACCCGGTTCAGATCCACCGTCGCGAATTTCACGCGCTGGCGGCTGAGGCGGAAAAAGCCCAGCATGGCGTTCAGGAGGTGTTCCATCCGGTCCACCGAGTTCCGAACATGCTGGGCGTAATGGGTTTGATCGGCGTCCCCCGCTGCGTGTACCTGGATCAGCCGGTCGGTGAAGGCGCGGATGTGCCGCAGCGGCGTTTGCAGGTCGTGCGTGACCGAGTACACGAACGTCTCCAGTTCCTCGCTCAGCTCCCGGATGTGCGTGGTGCGCTGCTCGACCCGCTCCTCCAGCGTGGTGTTCAGGCGCAGCACCTCCTCCTGCGCCTCGCGCTGGGCGGTGATGTCGATGATCGCCACGCGGCACTGGCTCTGCTGCCCGCCCTCATCCCCCGCAGCCAGACCTTCGAGTTGCACGTAAAAGTGGTTGCCTGCGGCGCTGCGAAGACGCACCTCCACGGTGCGCTTGATGGGCGCCTCGAACACGCGCCGCAGAAAGAGCGCGAAGGAACTGACGTGCGCCGGGTCCACGAAGGCGGACAGACGTTTGCGTGTCAGGGTTTCCCGCGACGCACCGAGCTGTTCCATGGCGGTGAGGTTGGTGCGCTGGATCATGCCGCTCCGGTCGAGGGTCAGGTACCCGATGGGCGCGAAATCGAAGAGGTCCGCGAACTCGGCCCGTGTCCGCTCCAGCTCCATGTTTGTGTGGACGAGCTGCTCCATCTGGAGTTGGAGTTCGACCTGGTGGACCTGGAGCTCGTGCTGCTGGCGCTGAAGTTCAAGGATCAGCGCCTGCGGGTCGGCCCGGTACTCGCTGGCGCTCCCCTCTTCCCCGGGCTGCTCGTCCAGGACACGCTCCGCCTGGCGCCGCAACTCGTCAAGGGTGTCTGGTTGATCATCAGTGCTCATCAGGTCAGGTCCTCGTGGGAAAGCGCCTGGGGCGCTTTACGGATGGGCGGGACTGGGCAGGTGTCGTTCGGCCAGGATACCGCTTCAGACCTGGGGGAGGCGAGGGCATGAGCGTGGCCCTGTTCGGACACCTTTGGTCATCCGGCTGGCGTTAGAATGGCTTTCCAGCGGAAAACACGGACCAGGTTCTGCCCCGTCCGGTGTCCCATGGAGGCCGAACCATGCCCGATCACTCCCCCACCCCAGGCCCACCCCACACACCCGGCCCGGCCCCCGCCGACCAGGAGCCTGCCCCGCAGGACCAGGCAGGGACGGCGCCCCGGCCACCTCTCGCGGTGGTCGGCATCGGCGGCTCGGCGGGGGCGCTCGACGGGTACGAGCGATTCTTCGTGAGCTTTCCAGACAGCAGTGGGGCCGCCCTGGTGGTGGTGCCGCACCTCGACCCGCACCACAAGGGGCTGATGCCGGACCTGTTGCAGCGTTGCACGGCCCTGCCGGTGGTGGAGATCGAGGACGGCCTGCAACTCCAGGCCGATCACGTGTACGTGGTTCCGCCCGGCCGCAGCCTGAGCCTGATGGACGGCATGCTGCTGCTGGGGGAGCGTGGGGACCTGCCCAGCATGCCCATCGACGCCTTTTTCGAGAGCCTCGCGGCGGACCAGGGGGAGCGCGCCGTCGCCGTGGTCCTGTCGGGCGCGGGGACGGACGGCACCCAGGGCGTGGGGGCCATCAAGGAGAACTTCGGGCGGGTGTTCGTGCAGGACCCCAAAACCGCCGAGTACCCCTCCATGCCGCAAAGCGCCGCCGCGACCCGCCTGGCCGACGCCGTGCTGCCCCCCGAGGAGCTGGCCGACCAGCTGTACACGGCCCTGACGCAGACCTCCGCCCACAGCGACCTGGAGGGGGAGAATGGCAGGCCGGACCCGGCGCTGCAAAAGATCCTGC
The window above is part of the Deinococcus metallilatus genome. Proteins encoded here:
- a CDS encoding sensor histidine kinase, which translates into the protein MSTDDQPDTLDELRRQAERVLDEQPGEEGSASEYRADPQALILELQRQQHELQVHQVELQLQMEQLVHTNMELERTRAEFADLFDFAPIGYLTLDRSGMIQRTNLTAMEQLGASRETLTRKRLSAFVDPAHVSSFALFLRRVFEAPIKRTVEVRLRSAAGNHFYVQLEGLAAGDEGGQQSQCRVAIIDITAQREAQEEVLRLNTTLEERVEQRTTHIRELSEELETFVYSVTHDLQTPLRHIRAFTDRLIQVHAAGDADQTHYAQHVRNSVDRMEHLLNAMLGFFRLSRQRVKFATVDLNRVLKEVLKDLQGDLVGREVKFAAEPLPTVTGDSGTLQLVFLNLLANALKFTRGRDPAHIHVCAQETEREYIVSVEDNGVGFNMRQKGRLFGLFQRLHSERDFEGTGVGLAQVRRIVLRHGGRVWAEGKPGQGATFWFSLPKRVPFSEDTEPRGHVKVER